A DNA window from Halomicrobium mukohataei DSM 12286 contains the following coding sequences:
- a CDS encoding ABC transporter ATP-binding protein: MSTDEQTPFDRYRTRIDRPLVRLFADYGTSRTRWLVIGLVANLLAQTASLLPPVVLGTAIDALFREETSEYSLLFLPRAWIPPGEVAQFWLSVALIAGSFVATALFTWIYGVSANFFAHGVMHSVRSDSFEKMLRLDAAFFDDKQTGEVMSILSNDSQNLELFLDNALMNGVRLIVMVLGIAAILFALNWQLALVTLVAIPLIGGFTVWFMRVIEPRYEARQSAMADFNTRIENGITGVILAKVTGSEDYEVDRVRDASHGVFETTMDVLKLSYFYRPGMELLAGFSFAATFLVGGYWILFDAPGPLTGDLSVGVFVTFVFMTQRFVAPLAEVSNIVDEVQNAKVSAARVFGLADIPVRITDREDAKRLGDPEGRVTYEDVCFSYPELLTDDHGPAVPDDETETDGGFAALDGDEGDDDSVIEHVSFEAEPGETVAFVGSTGAGKSTLCRLLLRLYDVDEGRVAVDGTDIRDLELASLRQHVGYVSQDAFLFDGTIGENIRYGRFDESDEAVREAAEAAEAHEFIQRLPDGYDTRVGERGVKLSGGQRQRIAIARVVLQDPEILILDEATSDVDTDTEQRIQASLDALTADRTTFVVAHRLSTVIGADTILVLEDGEVVERGDHDTLRQQGGRYAELWGAQTGSE, encoded by the coding sequence ATGTCTACCGACGAGCAGACGCCGTTCGATCGCTACCGGACGCGGATCGACCGTCCGCTGGTCCGGTTGTTCGCAGACTACGGCACGTCGCGGACGCGCTGGCTCGTGATCGGGCTCGTCGCGAACCTGCTGGCCCAGACGGCCTCGCTGTTGCCTCCGGTCGTGCTCGGGACCGCCATCGACGCGCTGTTCCGCGAGGAGACCAGCGAGTACTCGCTGTTGTTCCTGCCACGGGCGTGGATCCCCCCGGGAGAGGTCGCGCAGTTCTGGCTCTCGGTGGCGCTGATCGCCGGCTCTTTCGTCGCGACGGCCCTGTTCACCTGGATCTACGGCGTCTCGGCAAACTTCTTCGCCCACGGCGTGATGCACTCCGTGCGATCGGACAGCTTCGAGAAGATGCTCCGGCTGGACGCCGCCTTCTTCGACGACAAGCAGACCGGCGAGGTGATGTCGATTCTGAGCAACGACTCCCAGAACCTCGAACTGTTCCTCGACAACGCGCTGATGAACGGCGTGCGCCTGATCGTGATGGTGCTCGGGATCGCCGCGATCCTCTTCGCGCTCAACTGGCAACTCGCGCTGGTGACCCTCGTGGCGATCCCGCTGATCGGCGGCTTCACGGTCTGGTTCATGCGTGTGATCGAACCGCGCTACGAGGCACGCCAGTCCGCGATGGCGGACTTTAACACGCGCATCGAGAACGGGATCACGGGCGTGATCCTCGCGAAGGTGACCGGCAGCGAGGACTACGAGGTCGACCGGGTGCGTGACGCCTCCCACGGCGTCTTCGAGACGACGATGGACGTGCTGAAACTCTCCTACTTCTACCGGCCGGGGATGGAACTGCTCGCCGGCTTCTCCTTCGCCGCGACCTTCCTCGTCGGGGGCTACTGGATCCTCTTCGATGCGCCGGGGCCGCTGACGGGCGATCTGAGCGTCGGCGTCTTCGTCACTTTCGTGTTCATGACCCAGCGGTTCGTCGCGCCGCTGGCGGAGGTCTCGAACATCGTCGACGAGGTCCAGAACGCGAAGGTCTCGGCGGCCCGCGTGTTCGGTCTGGCCGACATCCCGGTGCGGATCACCGACCGCGAGGACGCAAAGCGTCTCGGCGACCCCGAGGGTCGGGTCACCTACGAGGACGTGTGCTTCTCCTATCCGGAGTTGCTGACCGACGACCACGGCCCGGCCGTCCCCGACGACGAGACCGAGACCGACGGCGGGTTCGCCGCGCTCGACGGTGACGAGGGAGACGACGACTCCGTCATCGAGCACGTCTCCTTCGAGGCCGAGCCCGGCGAGACCGTCGCCTTCGTCGGCTCGACGGGTGCCGGAAAGTCTACGCTCTGTCGGCTGCTCCTTCGCCTGTACGACGTCGACGAGGGCCGCGTCGCGGTCGACGGCACCGACATCAGGGACCTCGAACTCGCGAGCCTGCGCCAGCACGTCGGCTACGTCAGCCAGGACGCGTTCCTCTTCGACGGCACCATCGGCGAGAACATCCGCTATGGCCGCTTCGACGAGAGCGACGAAGCGGTCCGCGAGGCTGCCGAGGCCGCCGAGGCCCACGAGTTCATCCAGCGCCTCCCCGACGGCTACGACACCCGCGTCGGCGAGCGCGGCGTCAAGCTCTCGGGCGGCCAGCGCCAGCGCATCGCCATCGCCCGCGTCGTCCTGCAGGACCCCGAGATCCTCATCCTCGACGAGGCCACCAGCGACGTGGACACCGACACCGAGCAGCGCATCCAGGCGAGTCTCGACGCGCTGACCGCGGACCGCACCACCTTCGTCGTCGCCCACCGTCTCTCGACGGTGATCGGCGCGGACACGATTCTGGTGCTGGAAGACGGCGAGGTCGTCGAGCGGGGCGACCACGACACGCTCCGCCAGCAGGGCGGGCGCTACGCGGAGCTGTGGGGCGCACAGACCGGATCGGAGTAG
- a CDS encoding AEC family transporter, translating to MDSLWALAAGVDLDLLGRFAYMLALVAVGFGARRLGVLTNDRNERLGQVAFYVLLPALVFSSTYDKRLGELVSVALVAGLVVVIGTLVALSLVSNRGGDDDVRSVAVIQSYHGNFGYFGVPVVAATLGSTAAATASIILGLGALIQIPLTILVLVRINETEADFLGELRNLVTNPILLTLGVGLVFATLQLDVPTAAGTGLDWLSTLALPVALLAVGGSLDPRGPEIPLTRTATVVGLKVLVMPLIAWLVFSGLGADAMTRNAALVMFGAPTAVSTYVYATELGGDSAFASVNVFATTVASIVSLFFLLLVIT from the coding sequence ATGGACTCGCTGTGGGCGCTCGCGGCCGGCGTCGACCTCGATCTGCTGGGGCGGTTCGCCTACATGCTCGCGCTGGTGGCCGTCGGCTTCGGCGCGCGCCGCCTCGGAGTGCTCACGAACGATCGTAACGAGCGACTCGGACAGGTCGCCTTCTACGTTCTGTTGCCCGCGCTCGTCTTCTCCTCGACCTACGACAAGCGACTGGGCGAGCTGGTCTCGGTCGCGCTCGTGGCGGGACTGGTCGTCGTCATCGGGACGCTGGTTGCCCTCTCGCTGGTGAGCAACCGCGGTGGCGACGACGACGTGCGCAGCGTGGCCGTGATCCAGTCGTACCACGGCAACTTCGGGTACTTCGGCGTGCCCGTCGTGGCGGCGACGCTGGGCTCGACCGCGGCGGCGACCGCGAGCATCATCCTCGGACTGGGGGCACTGATCCAGATTCCACTGACGATCCTCGTCCTCGTCCGGATCAACGAGACCGAGGCCGACTTCCTGGGGGAACTCCGGAACCTCGTGACGAACCCGATCTTGCTGACACTCGGCGTCGGTCTCGTCTTCGCGACGCTGCAACTGGACGTACCGACGGCCGCCGGGACCGGGCTCGACTGGCTGTCGACGCTCGCGCTCCCGGTCGCGCTGCTCGCGGTCGGGGGCTCGCTCGACCCGCGAGGTCCCGAGATTCCGCTGACTCGGACCGCCACGGTGGTCGGGCTGAAGGTGCTGGTGATGCCACTGATCGCGTGGCTCGTGTTCTCCGGGCTCGGAGCCGACGCGATGACGCGCAACGCCGCGCTCGTCATGTTCGGGGCTCCCACCGCCGTCTCCACGTACGTCTACGCCACGGAACTGGGCGGTGACTCCGCGTTTGCCTCCGTCAACGTCTTCGCGACGACGGTCGCCTCGATCGTCTCGCTTTTCTTCCTGTTGCTGGTGATTACGTAG
- a CDS encoding ABC transporter substrate-binding protein produces the protein MTDESRRSQTRRTVLKTGATLSVAALAGCTESTSGGDADESASTTTDAPADATTTTDADAETTADTSYSVSMEPVGTVEFDEVPETWVANNGSWADMGIALGQQPPEGVWLPGRYHTQYYDDIPGVSVDTDEMTALYQDSVSKELFYTLDGDVHVIDPNFLLNRFKGWDQIDIDEVTDNVAPFFGNSIFSGGYTWHEDYQYYSLYEAFEKLAAVFQQRDRFEAFSALHDDFQSSIDDVVPPEGERPEVAIMWAGSDEPTEFSPYLVSRGTSFKQWRDLGVRDALAETDVEDFHESRGRIDFETLLKIDPEHIMFRGQEAKSREAFEDTILAYMENHEVASQLTAVENGDVYRGGPLYQGPITNLVLTERAAHQVYDIDEQLFDRQRVADIVNGEF, from the coding sequence ATGACAGACGAATCACGCCGATCGCAGACACGACGGACCGTGCTGAAGACCGGGGCGACACTGAGCGTGGCCGCACTCGCCGGCTGCACCGAGTCGACCAGCGGTGGAGACGCTGACGAGAGCGCATCGACCACGACGGACGCGCCGGCCGACGCCACGACGACCACGGACGCGGACGCCGAGACGACCGCCGACACCAGCTACTCGGTCTCGATGGAGCCGGTCGGGACCGTCGAGTTCGACGAAGTGCCGGAGACCTGGGTCGCCAACAACGGTAGCTGGGCCGACATGGGGATCGCGCTGGGCCAGCAGCCCCCCGAGGGCGTCTGGCTGCCCGGACGCTACCACACGCAGTACTACGACGACATTCCCGGCGTCAGCGTCGACACAGACGAGATGACCGCGCTGTATCAGGACAGCGTCAGCAAAGAGCTGTTCTACACGCTGGATGGGGACGTACACGTCATCGATCCCAACTTCCTGCTAAATCGGTTCAAGGGCTGGGACCAGATCGATATCGACGAAGTCACCGACAACGTCGCGCCGTTCTTCGGCAACAGCATCTTCTCCGGGGGCTACACCTGGCACGAGGACTACCAGTACTACAGCCTGTACGAGGCCTTCGAGAAGCTCGCGGCCGTGTTCCAGCAGCGGGACCGCTTCGAGGCATTCAGCGCGCTCCACGACGACTTTCAGTCCTCGATCGACGACGTCGTCCCGCCGGAGGGCGAACGGCCCGAAGTCGCCATTATGTGGGCGGGCAGCGACGAACCAACGGAGTTCTCGCCGTATCTCGTCAGTCGGGGAACGAGCTTCAAGCAGTGGCGCGACCTCGGCGTCCGCGACGCGCTGGCCGAAACCGACGTGGAGGACTTCCACGAGAGCCGTGGCCGGATCGACTTCGAGACGCTGTTGAAGATCGATCCCGAGCACATCATGTTCCGCGGCCAGGAAGCAAAGAGCCGCGAGGCGTTCGAGGACACCATCCTCGCCTACATGGAGAACCACGAGGTTGCCAGCCAGCTCACTGCCGTCGAGAACGGCGACGTGTACCGCGGTGGTCCGCTGTACCAGGGTCCGATCACGAACCTCGTGCTCACCGAGCGAGCGGCCCACCAGGTCTACGACATCGACGAACAGCTGTTCGACCGCCAGCGCGTCGCGGACATCGTCAACGGCGAGTTCTGA
- a CDS encoding translation initiation factor eIF-1A gives MSENSGRRNLRMPNDDELFAVVTEHNGGNHVRVQCEDGKERMGRIPGRMKFRTWIETDDVVLVEPWDWQDEKANIEWRYTSQDADQLRSEGHIQ, from the coding sequence GTGAGCGAGAATTCCGGGCGTCGAAACCTTCGAATGCCCAACGACGACGAGCTGTTCGCCGTAGTGACAGAGCACAACGGCGGCAATCACGTACGCGTGCAGTGCGAGGACGGCAAGGAGCGCATGGGCCGGATCCCCGGCCGCATGAAGTTCCGGACGTGGATCGAGACGGACGACGTGGTGCTGGTGGAGCCGTGGGACTGGCAGGACGAGAAGGCCAACATCGAGTGGCGCTACACCAGTCAGGACGCCGACCAGCTGCGGTCGGAAGGCCACATTCAGTAA
- a CDS encoding ABC transporter substrate-binding protein codes for MADDRSSTRRRFVASSIAAGTALAGCAGSDATEADESDGSTPDDTARPRTQTESTTDAGHTATLSPAGTVSFDAVPETVFTVYPQYLDMAVALGHGDAVQSVYVPEMSGPTMNHYYHHLDGVSLDWERLSDPLSDGFSKERLYTHDADVHLTDPAWVTTQDNWGADDVDEVATQLGPWFGNFYSGTHDQPPEGYDDYQYYDLWELFGAVADVFRERERYEALAAVHADLVERIQSQLPPVEDRPTAVRATLSGDGETFWTYHLNEPGYWLADTRPLGANDAFADQDWGGLWGTVDYETMLEADPDVFLHLWGMTPNYSITDTRTRLEDSASGSRLSAVENDRVYPAGMRYQGPIMNLFQIEMGAKQLYPEIFGEWPAYTDGEHYPEIHEGERLFDRQRVAEIVTR; via the coding sequence ATGGCAGACGACCGCTCCTCGACACGTCGACGGTTCGTCGCGAGTTCGATCGCCGCCGGGACGGCTCTCGCGGGCTGTGCGGGCAGCGACGCGACGGAGGCAGACGAAAGCGACGGATCGACCCCCGACGACACGGCCCGGCCTCGGACACAGACGGAGTCGACGACCGACGCCGGTCACACGGCCACGCTGTCGCCGGCCGGGACGGTGTCGTTCGACGCCGTCCCCGAGACCGTGTTTACCGTCTACCCACAGTACCTCGATATGGCCGTCGCGCTGGGTCACGGCGACGCGGTCCAGAGCGTCTACGTCCCCGAGATGTCCGGGCCGACGATGAACCACTACTACCACCATCTCGACGGCGTCTCGCTGGACTGGGAGCGACTGTCGGACCCACTCAGTGACGGCTTCTCGAAAGAACGGCTGTACACCCACGACGCCGACGTACACCTGACCGATCCGGCGTGGGTCACGACACAGGACAACTGGGGCGCAGACGACGTCGACGAGGTCGCGACACAGCTGGGCCCGTGGTTCGGGAACTTCTACAGCGGGACCCACGACCAGCCGCCCGAGGGGTACGACGACTACCAGTACTACGACCTCTGGGAGCTGTTCGGCGCGGTCGCCGACGTGTTTCGAGAGCGCGAACGCTACGAGGCGCTGGCCGCCGTCCACGCCGATCTCGTCGAGCGGATCCAGTCACAGCTCCCGCCCGTCGAGGACCGGCCGACCGCGGTGCGTGCGACCCTCTCGGGCGACGGCGAGACCTTCTGGACGTACCACCTCAACGAGCCCGGCTACTGGCTTGCCGACACGCGCCCGCTCGGTGCGAACGACGCCTTCGCCGACCAGGACTGGGGCGGCCTCTGGGGGACCGTCGACTACGAGACGATGCTAGAAGCCGATCCGGACGTGTTCCTCCACCTCTGGGGGATGACGCCGAACTACAGCATCACCGACACGCGCACGCGGCTCGAAGACAGCGCCTCCGGCAGCCGGCTCTCGGCGGTCGAGAACGACCGCGTCTACCCCGCGGGGATGCGCTACCAGGGGCCGATCATGAACCTCTTCCAGATCGAGATGGGCGCGAAGCAACTGTATCCCGAGATCTTCGGCGAGTGGCCGGCCTACACCGACGGCGAACACTATCCGGAGATCCACGAGGGCGAACGGCTCTTCGACCGCCAGCGAGTCGCCGAGATCGTCACGCGCTGA
- the thiE gene encoding thiamine phosphate synthase: MDYGVYLVTQASHSAGRSTPEIVSAAIDGGVDVVQLREKDLTARERLAIGRRVRERTRAAGVPLIVNDRIDLARAIDADGVHLGDDDLPLSVARELLGEDAVLGRSVSFVEDAVAAEAAGADYLGVGAVYATGSKDDIDDDEHAIGPERIATIVDAVSIPVVGIGGITPDNAAPVVDAGADGVAVITAITAADDPAAATRRLSETVDDARE, translated from the coding sequence ATGGACTACGGCGTCTACCTCGTCACGCAGGCCAGCCACTCCGCCGGGCGGTCGACCCCCGAGATCGTCTCGGCGGCGATCGACGGCGGCGTCGATGTCGTCCAGCTTCGAGAGAAGGATCTCACCGCGCGTGAGCGCCTCGCTATCGGCCGTCGAGTTCGCGAACGGACTCGCGCGGCCGGCGTCCCGCTGATCGTCAACGACAGGATCGATCTGGCCCGGGCGATCGACGCCGACGGCGTTCATCTGGGCGACGACGACCTCCCGCTCTCGGTGGCCCGTGAGCTGCTCGGTGAGGACGCCGTCCTGGGTCGCTCGGTCTCGTTCGTCGAGGACGCCGTCGCCGCCGAGGCCGCCGGTGCGGACTACCTGGGCGTCGGCGCGGTGTACGCGACGGGGAGCAAGGACGACATCGACGACGACGAGCACGCGATCGGCCCCGAGCGGATCGCGACCATCGTAGACGCCGTCTCGATCCCGGTCGTCGGCATCGGCGGTATCACGCCCGACAACGCCGCTCCGGTGGTCGACGCGGGTGCCGACGGCGTCGCGGTCATCACGGCGATCACCGCCGCGGACGACCCCGCGGCGGCCACCCGTCGGCTGAGCGAGACCGTCGACGACGCCCGGGAGTGA
- a CDS encoding aryl-sulfate sulfotransferase, with the protein MDRRARGLALVGLGVLVIVGTLAVGAVTAPDRSVTDGDERQTLVGSQGGGTGWHDHGSVYLVDSDEIAWREDSADSYFDVTMLPNGSVMAGFMHSGYEDGCGPYETPCTKTGFRVIDPDADGGPTVVSEHAVPVRSQGNSEVHDVERLPSGEYLMTDMDAERLVAVRNGEVTWEWRASELYTAPEDPTRRDWLHVNDVDVINESHYLVSVRNANQLVVVERGAGAVEVINADRGGSDDSCLVRGEQLVPDADGDVRCGDPDVLNHQHNPQWLGDGAVLVADSDNHRVVELHRTESGEWEPAWTLERAGGIRLDWPRDADRLSNGNTLVTDTLNTRIFEISPNGTVVWSRETPDTSPIPYEAERLPEGERVGGQRYPGGEAAGETDGRTPTATPDAPGGDVPGLSLGMTVLRAAVPSTPFWFGEAHLGFSLVGLVLVVGGGIDRWRAL; encoded by the coding sequence ATGGACCGCAGGGCTCGCGGACTCGCGCTCGTCGGCCTCGGCGTGCTGGTGATCGTCGGCACACTCGCCGTCGGTGCCGTGACCGCGCCCGACCGGAGCGTGACCGACGGCGACGAGCGACAGACGCTCGTCGGCTCACAGGGCGGTGGCACCGGCTGGCACGACCACGGCAGCGTCTATCTGGTCGACAGCGACGAGATCGCCTGGCGCGAGGACAGCGCCGACAGCTACTTCGACGTGACCATGCTCCCGAACGGGTCGGTGATGGCCGGGTTCATGCACTCTGGCTACGAGGACGGCTGTGGTCCCTACGAGACGCCCTGTACGAAGACCGGGTTTCGGGTCATCGACCCCGACGCCGACGGCGGTCCGACGGTCGTCTCGGAGCACGCCGTCCCGGTTCGCAGCCAGGGCAACAGCGAGGTCCACGACGTGGAACGACTCCCCTCGGGCGAGTACCTCATGACCGACATGGACGCCGAGCGCCTCGTCGCCGTCCGGAACGGCGAGGTGACCTGGGAGTGGCGAGCCAGCGAGCTGTACACCGCCCCAGAGGACCCGACCCGCCGCGACTGGCTCCACGTCAACGACGTGGACGTGATCAACGAGAGCCACTACCTCGTCTCGGTGCGCAACGCGAACCAGCTCGTCGTCGTCGAGCGCGGCGCGGGTGCCGTCGAGGTGATCAACGCCGACCGCGGCGGCAGCGACGACAGCTGTCTCGTCCGGGGCGAACAGCTCGTCCCCGACGCCGACGGCGACGTGCGCTGTGGCGACCCCGACGTGTTGAACCACCAGCACAATCCCCAGTGGCTCGGCGACGGCGCGGTGCTGGTCGCCGACAGCGACAACCACCGCGTCGTCGAACTCCACCGGACCGAGAGCGGCGAGTGGGAGCCCGCCTGGACCCTGGAGCGAGCGGGCGGTATCCGGCTGGACTGGCCCCGAGACGCCGACCGGCTGTCGAACGGCAACACGCTGGTGACCGACACGCTCAACACCCGCATCTTCGAGATCAGCCCGAACGGCACCGTCGTCTGGAGCAGGGAAACACCGGACACGTCCCCAATCCCCTACGAGGCCGAACGGTTGCCCGAGGGCGAGCGCGTCGGCGGGCAGCGCTACCCCGGCGGAGAGGCCGCGGGAGAGACAGACGGTCGGACGCCGACGGCGACGCCGGACGCGCCGGGCGGGGACGTGCCCGGGCTCTCGCTGGGGATGACGGTGTTGCGCGCGGCCGTCCCGTCGACGCCCTTCTGGTTCGGAGAGGCCCACCTCGGATTCTCGCTGGTGGGTCTCGTGCTGGTCGTCGGTGGCGGGATCGACCGCTGGCGCGCGCTGTGA
- a CDS encoding oxidoreductase: protein MTDWTARDMPSLDDRTVVVTGANSGIGYEATKAFARRGATVVMACRSTERGERAAREIDRSVANADLDVMACDLADLDTVADFAEAFTSAYGELHVLCNNAGVMALPRGETADGFERQLGINHLGHFTLTGHLMEALAATDGARVVTQSSGAHQNGEIDFEDLQGERSYGRWSAYSQSKLANVLFGYELDRRADEAGIDVTSAVCHPGYADSDLQRRAGEAGAGAIGAVIAQAANALVAQSAARGALPMLYAATHDGISGGEYVGPGGLLNMRGAPAVQDSSARSYNAATASRLWHVSEDLTGVEYDFEVPAAAV from the coding sequence ATGACTGACTGGACAGCACGCGACATGCCGTCGTTGGACGACCGAACCGTCGTGGTCACTGGCGCGAACAGCGGGATCGGCTACGAGGCCACGAAGGCCTTCGCCCGCCGGGGCGCGACCGTCGTCATGGCCTGTCGCTCGACCGAGCGCGGGGAGCGCGCGGCGCGCGAGATCGACCGCAGCGTCGCCAACGCCGACCTCGACGTGATGGCGTGTGACCTCGCCGACCTCGACACCGTCGCCGACTTCGCCGAGGCGTTTACGTCTGCATACGGCGAGCTACACGTGCTCTGTAACAACGCGGGCGTGATGGCGCTGCCCCGTGGTGAGACCGCCGACGGCTTCGAGCGGCAACTCGGGATCAACCACCTGGGTCACTTCACGCTGACCGGCCACCTGATGGAGGCGCTCGCCGCGACCGACGGCGCGCGCGTCGTCACCCAGTCCAGCGGTGCCCACCAGAACGGCGAGATCGACTTCGAAGACCTCCAGGGCGAGCGATCGTACGGTCGGTGGTCGGCCTACTCACAGAGCAAACTCGCGAACGTCCTCTTTGGCTACGAACTCGACCGACGTGCCGACGAGGCGGGAATCGACGTGACGAGTGCGGTCTGTCACCCCGGCTACGCCGACAGCGACCTCCAGCGACGGGCCGGCGAGGCGGGGGCGGGTGCGATCGGTGCTGTGATCGCACAGGCCGCCAACGCCCTCGTCGCCCAGTCGGCGGCCCGAGGGGCGCTCCCGATGCTGTACGCGGCGACCCACGACGGAATCTCCGGCGGCGAGTACGTCGGCCCCGGTGGACTGCTGAACATGCGCGGTGCGCCCGCGGTGCAGGATTCGAGCGCCCGTTCGTACAACGCGGCGACGGCGAGCAGACTCTGGCACGTCTCCGAGGACCTGACCGGCGTCGAGTACGACTTCGAGGTGCCGGCGGCAGCCGTCTGA
- a CDS encoding NAD-dependent epimerase/dehydratase family protein, translated as MDVFIAGATGDLGKRLVEQFTANDHTVVGLTRDEEGDEIVRERGGQPHRGDLFDVDSLVSGATGADVVIHAATAIPTETKPSPADWEQNDRIRREGVENLTTAAAEVDADQYVQQSIVWVARQPDGSPFDETAPRNTDRTTESAADAEDIATTAARDGPFDATVLRCGWFYAADSEQTRTIAENLESGDMPIVGGGLFGRKDAVVSPIHIDDAANAFVAAAEDGLEGTYHVVDDEPVTVADFLTTFAEHLDAGEPSRIPGWLAKLFVGKDNVRFFTSSMPTSNEQFREATDWVPTYSTHEDGLAAVADNLS; from the coding sequence ATGGACGTGTTCATCGCCGGTGCGACGGGCGACCTCGGGAAACGGCTCGTCGAGCAGTTTACCGCAAACGATCACACGGTGGTCGGACTGACCAGAGACGAAGAGGGTGACGAGATCGTACGGGAGCGCGGCGGGCAGCCCCATCGAGGAGACCTCTTCGACGTCGATTCGCTCGTGAGCGGGGCGACCGGTGCGGACGTCGTGATCCACGCGGCAACGGCGATTCCCACGGAAACGAAACCGAGTCCAGCGGACTGGGAGCAAAACGACCGGATCCGGCGTGAAGGCGTCGAGAATCTCACCACCGCGGCAGCAGAAGTTGATGCGGACCAGTACGTCCAGCAGAGTATCGTCTGGGTCGCCCGTCAGCCAGACGGGTCCCCGTTCGACGAAACCGCACCCAGAAACACGGATCGGACGACCGAGTCGGCCGCCGACGCGGAAGACATCGCTACGACTGCGGCACGGGACGGCCCGTTCGACGCGACGGTCCTCCGGTGTGGCTGGTTCTACGCGGCCGACTCCGAGCAGACCAGAACCATCGCGGAGAACCTCGAAAGCGGTGACATGCCGATCGTCGGTGGCGGATTGTTCGGACGGAAAGACGCCGTCGTCTCTCCGATACACATCGACGACGCCGCGAACGCGTTCGTCGCCGCTGCCGAAGACGGTCTCGAAGGAACCTACCACGTCGTCGACGACGAACCGGTCACGGTGGCCGACTTCCTCACGACCTTCGCCGAGCACCTCGACGCTGGCGAGCCGAGTCGCATCCCTGGCTGGCTCGCCAAACTGTTCGTCGGCAAAGACAACGTGCGGTTTTTCACCAGTTCCATGCCGACGTCGAACGAACAGTTCCGCGAAGCCACTGACTGGGTGCCGACGTATTCGACGCACGAAGACGGTCTCGCTGCCGTCGCCGACAACCTCTCGTAA
- a CDS encoding site-2 protease family protein, translating to MRSFKVAQVWGIPIKIHISLLVVLPLFAWLLGSGQQIELYAGLIEGLTGAPLDTDALTVDGAIPWIIGSAAAVGLFASVALHELGHAWAALRYDLEVESITLWILGGLASLSAIPREWNKEFWIAVAGPATSVVTGLACYGALFVIPASQPVVVFVVGWLAVTNVVLAVFNMVPAFPMDGGRVLRALLARNRSYAGATRTAATVGKLFAILFGAAGLLGGFNPMLVLLALFIYGAASSESRTVALGDLLEGLTVTDMAAAPDATIEADATVSELVTRMFADRRTEFAVVEDGDVVGVISGNDFRAVAPEERETTTVADLMATDLPTFDGSMSAFDALVALDQARASEAFVTTPEGTRVVSRTDFASAMEMRKVLGRGEPL from the coding sequence ATGCGCTCGTTCAAAGTCGCTCAGGTGTGGGGGATTCCGATCAAGATCCACATCTCGTTGCTCGTCGTGTTGCCGCTGTTCGCGTGGCTGCTGGGCAGCGGTCAGCAGATCGAACTGTACGCCGGCCTCATCGAGGGGCTGACCGGAGCACCGCTCGACACGGACGCGCTCACCGTCGACGGCGCGATCCCCTGGATCATCGGCTCGGCCGCCGCCGTCGGCCTGTTCGCCAGCGTCGCCCTGCACGAGCTGGGCCACGCCTGGGCCGCGCTGCGCTACGATCTGGAAGTCGAATCGATCACGCTGTGGATCCTGGGCGGTCTCGCCAGCCTCAGCGCGATCCCCCGCGAGTGGAACAAGGAGTTCTGGATCGCCGTCGCGGGGCCGGCCACCAGCGTGGTCACGGGACTGGCCTGCTACGGCGCGCTGTTCGTGATCCCGGCCTCCCAGCCGGTAGTCGTCTTCGTGGTCGGCTGGCTGGCGGTCACCAACGTCGTGCTCGCGGTGTTCAACATGGTCCCCGCGTTCCCGATGGACGGCGGCCGAGTCCTGCGAGCGCTGCTGGCCCGGAATCGATCCTACGCCGGGGCGACGCGAACGGCGGCGACCGTCGGGAAGCTGTTCGCGATCCTCTTCGGTGCCGCCGGGCTGCTGGGCGGGTTCAATCCGATGCTCGTCCTGCTGGCGCTGTTCATCTACGGGGCCGCGAGCAGCGAGTCCCGGACCGTCGCGCTGGGTGATCTGCTAGAGGGGCTGACCGTCACCGACATGGCGGCCGCGCCCGACGCCACCATCGAGGCCGACGCCACGGTCTCGGAGCTGGTGACCCGCATGTTCGCCGACCGCCGCACCGAGTTCGCGGTCGTCGAGGACGGGGACGTGGTCGGCGTCATCAGCGGCAACGACTTCCGGGCGGTCGCACCCGAGGAGCGCGAGACGACGACCGTCGCCGACCTGATGGCGACGGACCTGCCGACCTTCGACGGCTCGATGTCGGCCTTCGACGCGCTCGTGGCACTCGATCAGGCGCGGGCCAGCGAGGCGTTCGTCACGACCCCAGAGGGGACCCGCGTCGTCTCGCGGACGGACTTCGCGTCGGCGATGGAGATGCGGAAAGTGCTCGGCCGGGGCGAGCCGCTGTAA